In the genome of Mucilaginibacter sp. 14171R-50, the window CTGGTACATATGCCATCGTTTAGGCGCACCGCCGATATCATTAACCTGCTATTTGCCGGTTACAAAAATTTTGGCAAGTTTGAAGTTGGCCCCGCCAGTACTTTTTACAGTTTTAACCCGGTTGAAGGTTTGCGGCTTAGGCTGGGCGGCCGCACAACTGCCGACTTTAGCAAACGCATTTATTTTGAAGGATATGGTGCTTATGGCTTCCGCGACAAAAAATGGAAAGGTTATTTCGCCACCTCCTACTCATTAAATAACAAAAGCATTTACCGGTTTCCGCAGCATTATATCCGCGCGAGCGTTCAGCGCGACACCAAGGTGCCGGGGCAGGAATTAGGTTTTATACAGGAAGATAACGTACTGTTATCGTTTAAGCGTGGTCGAAACGACAAGTACTACTACAACGATTCGTACCGTATTGATTATGTAAGCGAATTTGAAAACCACCTGTCGTATAAACTTGGCTTCCGCAAACTGATGCAAACCCCTGCCGGCAGTTTATATCCTTTTCAAAATACATTCAATCAAGTATTTAACACTTTAACGGTCACCGAACTTTCGGCAGGCATCCGTTACGCTCCCAACGAGCAATACTACCAGGGCAAGCTGCACCGTTCGCCTATTATTAACCAATATCCAAAGTTTTCGTTAGATTATACCGCGGGCCTGAAAGGCCCGTTAGATGGCGACTATAGTTACCATAAACTAAACTTCAGGGGCGAAAAGCGTTTTTATGTAGCCCCCGCCGGTTTCTCTGATGTGGTTGTTGAAAGCTCAAGAACATTTGGCCAGGTGCCTTATCCATTGCTCAATATGCATAGGGCAAACCAAAGTTTTGCTTATGTAATTGACGCATATAACCTCATGAATTTTTTAGAATTTGTGAGCGATAAATCCGTCAACATCATTATCGATCATCATTTTGGCGGATTCTTTTTCAATAAGGTCCCGTTGTTAAAGAAACTCAAACTTCGCGAAACCGCATCGTTCAAATCGTTATGGAGCGGATTAAGCAGTAGTAATAATCCATCTTTACACCCAAACCTTTACCAGTTCCCGGCCGACGAAAATGGCGTTCCGATTACTTACACCATGAATGGTACGCCATACGTTGAAGCAAGCGTGGGCATCGAAAACATTTTTAAGTTTATACGGGTTGACTACGTTAAACGGTTCACATACCTGGATCATCCGGACATAGCCAAGTGGGGAATACGTGTAAAGGTTAAGTTTGATTTTTGATATATTTTATTTTTAATTATTTTTATAGCTAATGGAGCCACAAACATCGGTACGTACAAGTTTACAATTAGGAATATATAAGATCATCGACCCATTTGTAAAACTCCTGATTAAGGTGGGGTTAACGCCAAATGCGGTAACCTCTATCGGTTTTATTTTAAATGTGGGGGTTGCAGCAATATTTATCATAGGCGCCGAAGACGGCAACCGGGGCGATCTAAGTTATGTTGGCTGGGCAGGCGGTTTAATACTATTTGCAGGCTTATTTGATATGCTGGATGGGCAGGTAGCCCGCCTGGGTAACATGAAATCTATTTTCGGTGCCTTATACGATTCGGTATTAGACCGCTACAGCGAGTTGATCATGTTCCTGGGGATTTGCTATTACCTTGTTGCTCACCATTACTTTCTAAGCTCGATATTTGCCTTTATAGCGCTTATCGGCTCAATGATGGTAAGTTATGTTCGCGCCCGTGCGGAAGGCTTGGGGGTGGAGTCAAAAGGCGGCCTGATGCAACGCCCCGAGCGTGTAGTAACCATCGGCTTATGTGCTATTGCGTGCGGCGTGGCATCATCATACCTGGGCGGCGATTATAAATTATATATCCCCGGCTTCAGGTTCCACGTATTCGAAACCATGTCTATCTTTACTTTTCCTATAGCGATATTGGCCGTACTAACTAATTTAACGGCGGCTAAAAGGCTGGTAAACGCCCGCAAGGCATTGGCTGAAAGAGGGGAATGATAAAAAACAGCATAAAGCTTTTTATTATATACTTTATGCTCACCGGCGCGCTGCAGGCAGTGGCCGCCTCACCCAGTGTCAACTCCCCGCTTATATCCCCTACCGATACGTTAAAAAAGCTGGTTTATCCGGTACCTCCGCCAAATCCGCTCCGCTTGTTCTATATCCAGCGGTCGCCCAATATCAACGCCCTGTCATACGATCTCAATATCGATCAAAAAACCGGTAAGCCTGATGAAAATGCGCCCGTACACGGCTACTGGTTAAGGTATGCCGAAGGCCACGGCGAACCAGCTGAGTTTACCTATATGCAACGCAAATTTGCTTACGGAATAATTTCTAAAGCACTGGGTAACGACAGGTATGATATCAGATTAGTGTCATACAAAAAAATTCCGCTTACTTTAATGAAGGGTGCCGACGGAAAATATCATATCTTCGCAACAATAGCCCAAAAGCAGGTATTGCTTCAAAAAATATTTATTCAGATTGATGGGGGGACTTTTTGGTTACCAAATGTTATTTTTGTAGAAATGAAGGGCACAGACCCTGGTACAGGAAAAGAGGTCACCGAACGTTTTAAACCTTAAGTGTTATGGCGAAAAATTTTGTTTCAAATTCACAGGAATCTGTGAGGATGTTTAAGAGCAGTTTTTTAGAAAGCTTATCAAAAGTGCACTATTTTGTGCCTATTATAATTTTTTTACCTGTTATTTTAGTTACCAGCTATTTTGCTTACGATAAACAAATTGGCCTTGTAAATTACATCTGGCTTTTTTTAGCAGGCCTTTTTGTGTGGACGCTTACCGAGTATGTAATGCATCGCTTTGTTTTCCATTTTGTACCAAAACAACAATGGGCGCTGCGCCTGCACTTTATATTTCACGGCGTACATCATGACTACCCCAGCGATGCCAAGCGCCTGGTGATGCCGCCATCGGCAAGCATACCACTGGCAACAGGTTTTTACTTTTTATTTAACGCCTTGTTGCCTGCTAATTATATATTCGGCTTTTTCCCCGGCTTTATACTTGGTTACCTTATTTATGATATATCGCACTACGCCATTCATCATTTCAACTTCAAGGGCAAATTCTGGAAAACAATAAAGCAGCACCACATGCTTCATCATTACCAGGACCCCACCAAAGGCTATGGCGTAAGCTCTCCGCTTTGGGACAAGATAT includes:
- a CDS encoding DUF4833 domain-containing protein gives rise to the protein MIKNSIKLFIIYFMLTGALQAVAASPSVNSPLISPTDTLKKLVYPVPPPNPLRLFYIQRSPNINALSYDLNIDQKTGKPDENAPVHGYWLRYAEGHGEPAEFTYMQRKFAYGIISKALGNDRYDIRLVSYKKIPLTLMKGADGKYHIFATIAQKQVLLQKIFIQIDGGTFWLPNVIFVEMKGTDPGTGKEVTERFKP
- a CDS encoding CDP-alcohol phosphatidyltransferase family protein, whose amino-acid sequence is MEPQTSVRTSLQLGIYKIIDPFVKLLIKVGLTPNAVTSIGFILNVGVAAIFIIGAEDGNRGDLSYVGWAGGLILFAGLFDMLDGQVARLGNMKSIFGALYDSVLDRYSELIMFLGICYYLVAHHYFLSSIFAFIALIGSMMVSYVRARAEGLGVESKGGLMQRPERVVTIGLCAIACGVASSYLGGDYKLYIPGFRFHVFETMSIFTFPIAILAVLTNLTAAKRLVNARKALAERGE
- a CDS encoding sterol desaturase family protein — translated: MAKNFVSNSQESVRMFKSSFLESLSKVHYFVPIIIFLPVILVTSYFAYDKQIGLVNYIWLFLAGLFVWTLTEYVMHRFVFHFVPKQQWALRLHFIFHGVHHDYPSDAKRLVMPPSASIPLATGFYFLFNALLPANYIFGFFPGFILGYLIYDISHYAIHHFNFKGKFWKTIKQHHMLHHYQDPTKGYGVSSPLWDKIFNSDFIKKQNG